One genomic window of Pseudomonas chlororaphis subsp. piscium includes the following:
- a CDS encoding OmpA family protein translates to MFSLTRPFLRLFTTGLLLALLSLTGCQSVPPKGLTPQQVAVLKQEGFELTDEGWAFGLSGKVLFGSDIETLNAASTEIVERIGKALVSVHIDKVRVDGHTDGSGRESYNQQLSLRRAKSVSKVLVATGMREENIQLRGLGSSEPVASNSTVAGRTENRRVSIVVIAD, encoded by the coding sequence TTGTTTTCACTGACTCGACCTTTCTTGCGACTTTTCACCACCGGCCTGCTGCTGGCGCTGCTCTCATTGACCGGTTGCCAGAGCGTGCCGCCCAAGGGGCTGACCCCGCAGCAAGTGGCGGTGCTCAAGCAGGAGGGCTTCGAGCTGACGGATGAGGGCTGGGCCTTCGGCCTGTCCGGCAAGGTGCTGTTCGGCAGCGATATCGAGACCCTGAATGCCGCCAGTACCGAGATCGTCGAGCGTATCGGCAAGGCCCTGGTCAGCGTGCACATCGACAAGGTCCGGGTCGATGGCCACACCGATGGCTCCGGCAGGGAAAGCTACAACCAGCAACTGTCCCTGCGTCGCGCGAAAAGCGTGAGCAAGGTGCTGGTGGCCACGGGCATGCGCGAAGAAAACATCCAACTGCGCGGCCTCGGCAGCAGCGAACCGGTGGCCTCCAACAGCACGGTGGCCGGACGTACCGAAAACCGTCGCGTCTCGATCGTGGTCATCGCCGACTAA